From the Hyphomicrobium sp. ghe19 genome, one window contains:
- a CDS encoding DUF4112 domain-containing protein, with protein MAEPMSTMFERMDRSRFEEEFAGSLPAGDFDESFARIEALAKVLDSAIRIPGTSVVMGIDAVLGLIPVIGDAISGAIASYIIWEARRLGAPRWLIARMAMNTALDTAVGSIPIFGDMFDVAYKSNLKNVALLKRHADKHSARYGRRPTIDATYTVS; from the coding sequence ATGGCGGAGCCGATGTCGACAATGTTCGAACGAATGGACCGAAGCCGCTTCGAAGAGGAATTCGCAGGCTCCCTTCCGGCGGGTGATTTCGACGAAAGCTTCGCGCGCATCGAAGCCTTGGCAAAGGTCCTCGACAGCGCCATCCGCATTCCGGGCACCAGTGTCGTCATGGGTATCGACGCCGTTCTCGGCCTCATTCCCGTCATCGGCGATGCGATTTCAGGGGCGATCGCGAGCTACATCATCTGGGAAGCGCGCCGCCTCGGCGCGCCACGCTGGCTGATCGCCCGCATGGCGATGAATACCGCGCTCGATACCGCTGTCGGCAGCATCCCCATTTTCGGCGATATGTTCGACGTTGCCTACAAATCGAACCTGAAGAACGTCGCACTGCTGAAGCGTCACGCCGATAAGCACAGTGCTCGGTACGGTCGCCGCCCGACCATCGATGCGACCTACACCGTCAGCTGA
- a CDS encoding cation:proton antiporter translates to MSVPVDLASYKDTLLVLGTAGVVVPVLHRFGVSTVLAFLLTGAFLSPGGLGALVPHLPQLSYLTITDPERLSKFAEWGVVFLLFIIGLELSFERLSTMRRLVFGLGGSQVVVSAALIGLVAYALGQPPAIALVIGAALCLSSTAIVIELLASQKRLATSVGRTTFSILLFQDLAVVPILILVGILEPGNDVSIVTKILTALAQAAIALIAIVGVGRFLLQPLFRLVAQTHNADLFIAATLFVAVSTAFITAAAGLSLALGAFVAGLILAETEYRRAVQATIEPIKSLLLGVFFFSVGSQLDIQSLIAEPAAILATTVGLLGLQAVIIYVLARLFSVSKSASIESALLLAPGGEFAFVILTLAHASQLINQELMSILLTAVSITMALIPACAKLGRKFAKRYVPAPKIDPELTVTPVSDGSVKALVVGYGRVGQLIGDMLTEHRVSYIAVDRAPNLVANARREGKPVYYGDVTYAEFLEHCGLDTAKAAIITIHKESEIDAIVKSLRKSHPNLLIVARAKDANHARHLYEIGVNDAVPETIEASLQLSEAALVGLGVPTGPVIASIHEKRDEFRTELQSAAKKAGTETRAFPRKRSS, encoded by the coding sequence ATGTCCGTTCCGGTCGATCTGGCTAGTTACAAGGATACGCTTTTAGTTCTCGGCACTGCTGGTGTCGTCGTTCCCGTCTTGCACCGCTTCGGCGTCAGTACGGTTCTTGCTTTTCTTCTGACCGGCGCATTCTTGAGCCCAGGCGGCCTCGGAGCCCTTGTCCCCCACCTGCCTCAGCTTTCCTATCTGACGATTACCGACCCCGAACGATTATCGAAATTTGCAGAGTGGGGCGTCGTTTTCCTTCTCTTCATCATCGGTCTCGAGCTTTCCTTCGAACGTCTCTCGACGATGCGGCGCTTGGTGTTCGGCCTCGGCGGTTCTCAGGTCGTCGTCTCGGCAGCCCTCATCGGTCTGGTTGCCTATGCGCTCGGCCAGCCTCCGGCCATTGCGCTCGTTATCGGTGCCGCCCTCTGCCTGTCCTCGACGGCCATCGTCATCGAGTTGCTTGCCTCCCAAAAGCGGCTCGCGACGTCTGTCGGAAGAACCACCTTCTCGATCCTCCTCTTTCAGGATCTCGCGGTCGTCCCGATCCTCATCCTTGTCGGCATTCTCGAGCCGGGAAATGACGTGTCGATCGTCACCAAAATTCTGACCGCGCTCGCACAAGCAGCCATCGCGCTGATCGCGATCGTCGGCGTCGGCCGTTTTCTGCTTCAGCCCCTATTCCGCCTTGTAGCTCAGACGCATAACGCCGACCTTTTCATCGCCGCCACCCTGTTCGTCGCGGTCAGCACGGCCTTCATAACGGCCGCCGCCGGTCTGTCCCTGGCACTCGGAGCGTTCGTCGCCGGACTCATCCTCGCGGAAACCGAATACCGCAGAGCCGTGCAAGCGACCATCGAGCCGATCAAATCGCTGCTACTCGGCGTGTTCTTCTTTTCAGTTGGCTCACAGCTCGACATTCAATCGCTGATAGCCGAGCCGGCCGCGATCCTCGCGACGACCGTCGGCCTGCTCGGACTGCAGGCGGTCATCATCTACGTATTGGCCCGCCTCTTCAGCGTCTCGAAATCGGCTTCTATTGAATCGGCCCTGCTGCTGGCGCCCGGCGGTGAATTCGCCTTCGTGATCCTGACGCTCGCGCACGCGTCGCAACTTATCAATCAAGAGTTGATGAGTATCCTGCTCACCGCCGTATCGATCACGATGGCGTTGATACCTGCGTGCGCCAAGCTTGGCCGCAAGTTCGCCAAACGGTACGTCCCAGCGCCGAAGATCGATCCGGAATTGACCGTGACGCCCGTCAGCGACGGCAGCGTCAAAGCTCTCGTCGTCGGTTACGGCCGCGTCGGACAATTGATCGGCGACATGCTGACCGAGCACAGAGTCTCCTACATCGCCGTCGACCGCGCACCAAATCTCGTCGCCAATGCGAGGCGCGAGGGCAAGCCCGTGTACTACGGCGACGTGACGTACGCGGAATTCCTCGAGCACTGCGGCCTCGATACGGCCAAGGCGGCGATCATCACGATCCATAAGGAAAGCGAGATCGACGCCATCGTGAAGTCTTTGCGCAAAAGTCACCCGAATTTGCTCATCGTCGCACGCGCCAAGGACGCAAACCACGCGCGCCATCTCTACGAAATCGGCGTCAACGATGCCGTGCCGGAAACAATCGAGGCGAGCCTCCAGCTCTCGGAGGCAGCCCTCGTCGGTCTCGGCGTTCCGACAGGCCCCGTCATCGCCTCCATTCACGAGAAGCGCGATGAGTTCCGCACTGAGCTTCAGAGTGCGGCCAAAAAGGCGGGAACCGAGACGCGCGCATTTCCGCGGAAGCGCTCTAGCTGA
- a CDS encoding transglycosylase domain-containing protein, translated as MRAIAAALRFALWLVRGLLLGGRRPAAPVEMTLPGSFQSVATQAFRSDEATADLSQLNAQQPPQQQLAPTVPMRRGFLSQLKLKYRLAFGAGVLGAGLLMLTFAVMMVYYTVVFPDPLAIRNTAHAPLVRVLARDGSTLTERGAPREYVSLDQLPKVVPAAVVATEDRRFFDHYGVDPVGMIRAMFANLRAGRFAQGGSTLTQQLAKNLFLTQDRTLTRKIAELGLALWLEVRLSKAEILELYLNQVYFGGGAYGIEAASRRYFDKSARELTLPEAALIAGLLKAPSKYSPAASPGAARARARVVISKMFDAGFISEAQQTQALAQTLVFNEQKMAKASVDSGYVVDYVLEQVEAITGGDDTDLVVETTIDKTLQRRAQEIVADSLAQKGTALGASQAAVAVLDGDGGIRALVGGRDYADSQFNRAIKAKRQPGSAFKPFVYLAALQRGMSPSTVANDAPITIGGWSPKNDKNEYVGPITLRRALAQSVNTVAVRLNQDIGRGTAADLAERLGVKSELREGPALALGTSEVTLLELAGAYTAFSNGGDVVDPHVIVRVATAQGRVLFELKPPAHTRIAEADRLGALNDMLNAAVVYGTGRRAALADQPVAGKTGTTQDFRDAWFIGYTSHLTAGVWVGNDNGRPMNRATGGTLPAEIWKQVMRVAHEGLAPEPLPGTVIGNADADAADFGISPLVAASTATRPPRVVEAKEVLPWTPGRDAQERLGGSQTLSADASGPSASAKNHPADEIDEAFVSRAISGTTPGEVKTASGAAPNAAPQGQSGFLSFTSWW; from the coding sequence TTGCGCGCCATTGCTGCAGCTTTGCGTTTTGCACTGTGGCTCGTCCGCGGGCTGCTGCTCGGCGGCCGCCGTCCCGCAGCGCCGGTTGAAATGACGCTGCCGGGTTCGTTTCAGTCCGTTGCGACGCAGGCCTTCCGGTCGGACGAGGCGACGGCCGACCTGTCGCAACTCAACGCGCAACAGCCGCCGCAACAGCAGTTGGCGCCAACGGTCCCCATGCGGCGCGGATTTCTCAGCCAGCTGAAACTCAAATACCGGTTGGCGTTCGGCGCTGGTGTGCTCGGGGCGGGCCTGCTGATGCTGACTTTCGCCGTGATGATGGTCTATTACACGGTCGTATTTCCCGATCCGCTCGCGATCCGCAACACCGCGCACGCGCCGCTCGTGCGCGTTCTGGCGCGTGACGGTTCGACGTTGACCGAGCGGGGCGCGCCGCGCGAGTACGTTTCCCTCGATCAGCTGCCGAAAGTCGTGCCCGCCGCCGTCGTCGCGACGGAGGATCGACGGTTCTTCGATCATTACGGTGTCGATCCCGTCGGAATGATCCGGGCGATGTTCGCGAACTTGCGCGCGGGGCGATTTGCTCAGGGCGGCTCGACGCTGACCCAGCAGTTGGCGAAAAACCTATTCCTGACACAGGACCGGACGCTGACGCGAAAGATCGCGGAGCTCGGTCTGGCGTTGTGGCTCGAAGTGCGGCTGTCGAAGGCCGAGATCCTCGAGCTTTATTTGAACCAGGTGTACTTCGGCGGCGGGGCTTACGGTATCGAAGCGGCGAGCCGCCGTTATTTCGACAAGTCGGCTCGCGAGCTGACATTGCCGGAAGCGGCGCTCATCGCCGGGCTTCTCAAAGCGCCATCGAAATATTCGCCGGCTGCGAGCCCCGGGGCGGCGCGTGCGCGTGCGCGTGTCGTGATCTCGAAAATGTTCGACGCGGGCTTCATATCGGAAGCGCAGCAGACGCAGGCGCTGGCGCAGACGCTGGTCTTCAACGAGCAGAAGATGGCCAAGGCATCCGTCGATTCCGGTTACGTCGTCGATTACGTGCTGGAGCAGGTGGAGGCGATCACCGGCGGCGACGATACCGATCTCGTCGTCGAAACGACGATCGACAAGACATTGCAGCGGCGCGCCCAGGAAATCGTCGCGGATAGCCTCGCGCAGAAGGGGACGGCGCTCGGTGCAAGCCAGGCGGCCGTCGCCGTGCTCGATGGCGATGGCGGCATTCGCGCGCTCGTCGGTGGACGCGATTATGCCGACAGCCAGTTCAATCGCGCCATCAAGGCGAAGCGCCAGCCGGGCTCTGCGTTCAAGCCGTTCGTCTACCTCGCTGCTTTGCAGCGCGGGATGTCGCCCTCGACCGTTGCGAACGACGCGCCGATCACGATTGGGGGCTGGTCGCCGAAGAACGATAAGAACGAGTACGTTGGGCCCATCACGCTGCGCCGCGCCTTGGCGCAGTCGGTCAACACGGTGGCCGTGCGCCTCAACCAGGATATCGGGCGCGGAACGGCGGCCGATCTTGCGGAGCGCCTCGGGGTGAAATCCGAATTGCGCGAAGGACCGGCGCTCGCGCTCGGAACGTCGGAAGTCACGCTGCTGGAATTGGCGGGGGCTTATACGGCGTTTTCGAACGGCGGCGATGTCGTCGACCCGCACGTGATCGTCCGCGTCGCGACGGCTCAGGGCCGTGTGCTTTTCGAATTGAAGCCGCCCGCCCATACGCGGATTGCGGAGGCGGATAGGCTCGGTGCGTTGAACGACATGCTGAATGCGGCGGTCGTTTACGGTACGGGACGGCGCGCCGCGCTCGCCGATCAACCTGTCGCCGGCAAGACCGGGACGACCCAGGATTTTCGCGATGCCTGGTTCATCGGATACACCAGCCATCTGACCGCGGGCGTGTGGGTTGGCAATGACAACGGCCGCCCCATGAACCGCGCAACCGGCGGCACGCTTCCAGCCGAAATCTGGAAGCAGGTCATGCGCGTTGCGCACGAAGGTCTCGCGCCTGAGCCATTGCCGGGAACGGTCATCGGAAACGCCGACGCCGATGCGGCCGACTTCGGCATCAGTCCGCTTGTTGCCGCTTCGACCGCGACGCGGCCGCCGCGCGTCGTCGAGGCGAAAGAAGTGTTGCCATGGACGCCGGGGCGCGATGCGCAAGAGCGGCTGGGCGGCAGCCAGACGCTGTCGGCGGATGCGAGCGGGCCGTCAGCGTCTGCGAAAAATCATCCGGCCGACGAGATCGATGAAGCTTTCGTGTCGCGCGCGATTTCGGGGACGACGCCGGGCGAAGTTAAAACCGCCAGCGGCGCAGCGCCAAATGCTGCGCCTCAAGGACAGAGCGGGTTTTTGTCATTCACCAGCTGGTGGTGA
- a CDS encoding M48 family metallopeptidase — translation MRIINGHRAIDLSSKTRSVRLEDIGAQFEVRRHPGARRLTLRVSRTRRAVIVTLPLQCDLDEAGTFLNRHIDWVRARLDSLPNHVPFEDAAAMPLRGTPHTISFTGNPRTRVITVDDRQGRRPSIIVPGDKERAPDRLTRFLFDEAKRDLAASVAKYTRPLSVKATRIGIRDQTSRWGSCSTTGALSFSWRLILAPPFVLDYVAAHEVAHLAEMNHGPRFWALVKKICPDFETAKQWLQVLGPDLHRYGPPHGQPVNSPPAGE, via the coding sequence ATGAGGATCATAAATGGACATCGCGCCATCGACCTGAGTTCAAAAACGCGATCGGTCCGCCTCGAAGATATCGGCGCACAGTTCGAAGTTCGTCGTCATCCGGGCGCACGCCGTTTGACATTGCGCGTCAGTCGCACGCGCAGAGCAGTGATCGTCACGCTTCCTCTGCAGTGCGATCTCGATGAAGCAGGCACGTTTCTCAACCGGCACATCGATTGGGTTCGCGCCCGTCTCGACAGTCTGCCGAACCACGTTCCTTTCGAAGATGCAGCCGCGATGCCGCTCCGCGGCACGCCTCACACCATCTCCTTCACGGGCAACCCGCGCACGCGTGTGATCACCGTCGACGATCGCCAGGGTCGTCGTCCCTCGATCATCGTCCCCGGCGATAAAGAGCGCGCACCCGATAGGCTCACCCGGTTCCTATTCGACGAGGCGAAGCGCGATCTCGCGGCAAGCGTCGCCAAGTACACGCGTCCTCTTTCGGTCAAGGCGACGCGCATCGGCATCCGCGATCAAACGAGCCGTTGGGGATCGTGCTCCACGACGGGAGCGCTTTCATTTTCCTGGCGCTTGATCCTGGCGCCGCCCTTCGTGCTCGATTACGTCGCCGCACACGAAGTCGCTCATCTCGCGGAAATGAATCACGGACCGCGCTTTTGGGCGCTCGTCAAAAAGATCTGCCCCGACTTCGAAACCGCCAAACAATGGCTGCAGGTTCTGGGCCCCGATCTTCATCGTTATGGGCCGCCGCACGGCCAGCCCGTAAACTCACCACCAGCTGGTGAATGA
- a CDS encoding SCO family protein, with protein MNRTTIGMIFAGLLTGAALAFIALKVPAPTVNGEAQVTGKATVGGPFSLIDQTGKRVTEKDFLGRYMLVFFGFTNCPDICPAGLQVMSAALDKLGHRADDIVPVLITLDPEQDTPEKLATYVKSFHPRLVGLTGSDSDIAAAAKAYRVFYQKVPDDKDPSRYSIDHSAIFYLMDKDGTLLAPIPHTNDVDQLALAIDKAILKQ; from the coding sequence ATGAACCGTACGACGATTGGGATGATCTTCGCTGGCCTCCTAACTGGCGCTGCGCTTGCCTTTATTGCGCTGAAAGTGCCCGCGCCTACGGTAAATGGCGAAGCCCAGGTTACCGGCAAAGCGACCGTTGGCGGCCCCTTCAGCCTCATCGATCAAACCGGCAAGCGCGTCACCGAGAAGGACTTCCTCGGGCGCTACATGCTGGTATTCTTCGGTTTCACCAATTGTCCCGATATTTGCCCGGCGGGCCTTCAGGTGATGTCGGCTGCGCTCGACAAGCTCGGCCATCGCGCTGACGATATCGTGCCGGTCCTCATCACCCTCGATCCCGAGCAAGATACTCCCGAAAAGCTCGCGACGTATGTGAAAAGCTTTCATCCGCGCCTCGTCGGCTTGACGGGAAGCGACAGCGACATTGCCGCGGCTGCGAAAGCTTATCGCGTTTTTTACCAGAAAGTTCCGGACGACAAGGATCCCTCGCGTTACAGCATCGATCACTCGGCGATCTTCTATCTGATGGATAAGGATGGAACATTGCTCGCGCCGATCCCGCACACGAACGACGTTGATCAGCTCGCTCTCGCGATCGACAAAGCAATTCTTAAGCAATAG
- a CDS encoding ActS/PrrB/RegB family redox-sensitive histidine kinase — protein sequence MSMPSDSAPAPVLKGIVNERESQLRLLTSVRLRWMAVLGQLAAIAAVTLLYGFPLNIGSCLVLIALSAWLNVFLSIRFPVRHRLSTRLAFGLLVYDVVQLAGLLYLTGGIQNPFSVLLVAPVTVAAATLPPRYTLILGAGVIGAGMLLINFHYPLPWREGTRFELPSDYKVGELLALIASMAFMAFFTWRLNKESRQMSAALAATDMVLASEQRLHALDGLAAAAAHELGTPLSTIALVAKELEYELGSDSRYREDLQLLHSQARRCREILQKLTRKPDEQDPMHASLSVIELLEEASAPHRNSGKRIIISASSLPGLDDEVRIEPVAHRRPGVIYGLGNLIENAVSFAQSEVQISARWNGSHVFFTITDNGPGFAPEMMDSIGEPYVTTRRFEDKGDHGHSGLGLGLFIAKTLLERSGATVAFSNLTPPRHGANVQISWPRAAFELPPGAFAWPGRRASASQIA from the coding sequence ATGAGCATGCCTTCTGATAGCGCGCCCGCGCCGGTTCTCAAGGGCATCGTAAACGAACGCGAGAGTCAGCTCCGTCTTTTGACGAGCGTCCGTCTTCGCTGGATGGCGGTTCTCGGTCAGCTCGCGGCGATCGCGGCGGTGACGCTGCTTTACGGCTTCCCGCTCAACATCGGAAGCTGTCTCGTTCTGATCGCGCTCTCAGCGTGGCTGAACGTGTTTCTGTCGATCCGGTTTCCGGTGCGCCACCGCCTCAGCACCCGGCTCGCGTTCGGTCTGCTCGTCTACGATGTCGTTCAGCTTGCAGGCCTTCTCTATCTGACCGGCGGTATCCAAAATCCGTTTTCGGTTTTGCTCGTCGCGCCTGTCACGGTCGCAGCGGCGACCTTGCCGCCGCGCTACACGCTCATCCTCGGAGCGGGCGTGATCGGCGCCGGCATGCTGCTCATCAACTTTCACTACCCGCTGCCATGGCGCGAAGGGACGCGGTTCGAACTTCCCTCCGATTACAAGGTCGGCGAGCTGTTGGCGCTGATCGCGTCCATGGCTTTCATGGCCTTCTTTACTTGGCGGCTGAACAAGGAATCCCGCCAGATGTCGGCAGCGTTGGCTGCGACCGATATGGTTCTCGCAAGCGAGCAGCGGCTGCACGCGCTCGACGGATTGGCGGCTGCGGCAGCGCATGAACTCGGCACTCCGCTGTCGACGATCGCTCTCGTTGCAAAGGAACTCGAGTACGAGCTCGGCAGCGACAGCCGGTATCGCGAGGACCTGCAACTTCTTCACAGTCAGGCCCGGCGTTGCCGCGAAATTCTGCAGAAGCTCACGCGGAAGCCCGACGAGCAGGATCCGATGCACGCAAGTCTGAGCGTCATAGAACTGCTCGAAGAGGCGTCGGCGCCGCACCGCAACTCCGGCAAGCGCATCATCATTTCCGCAAGCTCGTTGCCGGGTCTCGACGATGAGGTGAGGATCGAGCCGGTCGCACATCGCCGGCCGGGCGTGATCTACGGTCTCGGCAATCTTATCGAGAATGCCGTCAGCTTTGCGCAATCAGAGGTGCAGATCAGCGCGCGCTGGAACGGGTCGCACGTCTTCTTTACGATCACCGATAATGGTCCGGGCTTTGCGCCGGAGATGATGGACAGCATCGGCGAGCCTTACGTTACGACGCGGCGCTTCGAGGATAAGGGCGACCACGGCCACTCGGGGTTGGGGCTCGGTCTCTTCATCGCGAAGACGCTGCTCGAGCGGTCTGGGGCTACGGTTGCGTTTTCAAACCTCACTCCGCCGCGGCACGGAGCCAATGTTCAGATCTCATGGCCAAGGGCCGCTTTCGAGCTTCCGCCGGGCGCCTTCGCCTGGCCTGGCCGGCGGGCTTCGGCCTCGCAAATCGCCTAA
- a CDS encoding ActR/PrrA/RegA family redox response regulator transcription factor, with protein sequence MVTEDLSFKQDELPADRSLVIVDDDRSFLQRLARAMELRGFEVRFGHSVAEGVDLIREKAPAFAVVDMRLEDGSGLDVIAELAKARPDARAIVLTGYGNIATAVTAVKLGAVDYLAKPADADDVTDALLAPTDSKAPPPENPMSADRVRWEHIQRVYELCNRNVSETARRLNMHRRTLQRILAKRAPK encoded by the coding sequence TTGGTTACCGAAGACCTGTCTTTCAAGCAGGATGAATTACCAGCCGACCGCTCGTTGGTTATCGTCGACGACGACAGGTCGTTCTTGCAGCGTCTGGCGCGCGCGATGGAGCTTCGCGGCTTCGAAGTGCGCTTTGGCCATTCGGTTGCTGAAGGTGTCGATCTCATTCGCGAAAAGGCTCCGGCGTTCGCTGTTGTCGACATGCGCCTCGAGGACGGTTCCGGACTCGACGTCATCGCCGAGTTGGCGAAGGCTCGCCCCGATGCGCGCGCGATCGTTCTCACCGGCTACGGCAACATCGCGACCGCGGTTACGGCTGTGAAGCTCGGCGCCGTCGACTATCTCGCGAAGCCTGCAGACGCCGACGACGTTACGGATGCGCTTCTCGCGCCGACGGATTCCAAGGCGCCGCCGCCAGAGAACCCGATGTCGGCAGACCGCGTGCGCTGGGAACACATCCAGCGCGTGTATGAACTTTGCAATCGCAATGTCTCCGAGACGGCGCGCCGCTTGAACATGCACCGCCGCACTCTGCAACGCATCCTCGCGAAGCGCGCTCCGAAATAA
- a CDS encoding MmcB family DNA repair protein, with product MTDDPSSVTNPYAAAAPAEKTRDYERARAILRGTQRLLRSLDFESVSEVSLANGRRADILSIRRDGQIWIVEIKSSIADFRADQKWPEYRDYCDALLFAVAPDFPTEILPADTGLILADAYAGEMVRTPPHHPLATVRRKAVTLALARTASMRLHAELDPGFGIE from the coding sequence ATGACCGACGACCCGTCATCCGTAACGAATCCTTACGCCGCGGCTGCTCCCGCAGAAAAGACCCGGGATTACGAACGCGCCCGCGCTATTCTGCGCGGCACGCAACGGCTCCTCCGCTCCCTCGACTTCGAAAGCGTCAGCGAAGTCTCGCTCGCCAACGGACGCCGCGCCGACATCCTGAGCATCCGCCGCGATGGTCAAATCTGGATTGTTGAAATCAAGTCGAGCATTGCCGACTTCCGCGCCGATCAGAAATGGCCGGAGTACCGCGACTATTGCGATGCGTTGCTCTTCGCAGTCGCACCGGATTTTCCGACGGAAATTCTACCCGCCGATACCGGGCTGATACTGGCCGACGCCTATGCGGGCGAGATGGTGCGAACGCCGCCGCACCATCCATTGGCAACCGTCCGGCGCAAAGCGGTGACGCTTGCACTCGCGCGCACGGCATCGATGCGGCTGCACGCCGAACTCGATCCGGGCTTCGGAATAGAATGA
- a CDS encoding AAA family ATPase, with amino-acid sequence MVFWRSRAEKKAEAPATAGEEDATKASSAGAGSRSATEPLTNVVTLMTNRLADRLADRLADVSTADGQSEPTEKTTANSLAPIKPIEQTHFFGQKRAIAKIRTALEASRGEHLVIMGQPGTGRLGLAEAIAKDVARSPAPDWIYVVDHDAPSRAKGFALPAGEGVRVRREVRGVTAKAWAAFNRYLKSEEHRISLDLLEEEMRYHSEKAVEPVRQRAEAQNIAVVKSLDGYVLAPMHEGRVVRSDVFRALPDSMKRNVEAKITAFEDELQSIVATLPEAEFGASEKHDALLRQTALRAVRPGLAAIKKSYPDDASLASALDAVEETFMTFAVRGMGTEKAVPPVVLDCDDGHFADPSVRSHVVIARTASATDLLGEISRDALGFAVLLPGHLMRAGSGIVIIEAWRLAADPATWLALSAAIRSKEIVPVNAAGVGVKADPIPLMATIVLIADAQSWSKLEAIEPGVARHFPHVAKFAETVPIAELSESDFAKGAARMASDHGLRPLNGAVAPLIYKDAVRRGGGRVSLAGIALLHLLQEADAIAADQSASQIRAADLTEALSRRADGATP; translated from the coding sequence ATGGTTTTCTGGCGCAGCAGGGCGGAGAAAAAAGCCGAAGCTCCGGCTACCGCCGGCGAGGAGGATGCGACCAAAGCTTCGTCCGCTGGGGCGGGTTCGCGTAGCGCAACCGAGCCACTGACCAATGTCGTGACACTCATGACGAACCGTCTGGCGGATCGTCTGGCAGATCGTCTGGCCGATGTTTCGACGGCGGACGGGCAGAGCGAACCCACAGAGAAGACGACGGCGAACAGCTTGGCGCCGATCAAACCAATCGAACAGACGCACTTCTTCGGGCAGAAACGCGCCATCGCAAAAATTCGAACGGCGCTGGAGGCAAGCCGTGGCGAGCATCTCGTCATCATGGGGCAGCCCGGCACTGGCCGACTTGGACTTGCCGAAGCGATCGCCAAGGATGTGGCGCGGTCGCCCGCTCCGGATTGGATTTACGTCGTCGATCACGATGCACCGTCGCGCGCGAAGGGCTTCGCCCTGCCGGCGGGCGAGGGCGTGCGTGTCCGTCGCGAGGTTCGCGGAGTCACGGCCAAGGCCTGGGCCGCATTCAATCGTTATCTCAAGAGCGAAGAGCATCGCATCAGTCTCGATCTGCTCGAGGAAGAGATGCGATACCACAGCGAAAAGGCGGTCGAGCCGGTGCGCCAACGCGCGGAAGCGCAGAACATTGCCGTCGTCAAATCGCTCGATGGCTATGTGCTCGCGCCGATGCACGAAGGCCGCGTCGTCAGGTCGGATGTTTTTCGTGCGCTTCCGGATTCGATGAAGCGGAACGTCGAAGCCAAGATCACCGCGTTCGAGGACGAGCTGCAATCCATCGTCGCGACGCTGCCCGAAGCCGAATTCGGCGCAAGCGAAAAGCACGACGCCCTGCTTCGGCAGACGGCGTTGCGCGCCGTTCGCCCCGGTCTTGCGGCGATCAAGAAATCCTATCCGGACGATGCCTCCCTCGCGAGCGCCCTCGATGCGGTCGAAGAAACGTTCATGACTTTTGCGGTGCGCGGCATGGGGACGGAAAAGGCTGTCCCGCCGGTCGTTCTCGATTGCGATGACGGGCACTTCGCCGATCCATCGGTGCGCAGCCATGTCGTCATCGCGCGGACGGCGTCGGCAACCGACCTCCTCGGCGAAATCAGCCGCGATGCGCTGGGTTTTGCCGTGCTTCTTCCCGGCCATTTGATGCGGGCGGGATCCGGCATCGTCATCATCGAGGCTTGGCGGCTTGCTGCCGATCCGGCGACGTGGCTTGCGCTCAGCGCCGCCATTCGCAGCAAAGAGATCGTGCCGGTCAATGCGGCGGGCGTCGGCGTCAAAGCCGATCCGATCCCGCTGATGGCGACCATCGTGCTCATCGCGGACGCGCAATCTTGGTCGAAGCTCGAAGCCATCGAGCCCGGCGTCGCGCGGCACTTTCCGCATGTCGCGAAGTTTGCCGAGACGGTGCCGATCGCGGAACTCAGCGAAAGCGACTTCGCCAAGGGCGCTGCGCGGATGGCGTCGGATCATGGACTTCGACCGCTCAATGGGGCTGTGGCGCCGCTGATCTATAAGGATGCGGTTCGCCGCGGCGGCGGACGTGTATCGCTGGCCGGTATCGCGCTTCTGCACCTTCTGCAGGAGGCGGATGCAATCGCCGCAGACCAATCGGCGTCGCAAATACGTGCTGCCGATCTTACCGAAGCGCTGTCACGGCGCGCCGACGGCGCCACGCCGTGA